GAAGCAGGCAGTTAGAGTAGCGTGGCCCGGGAGACTGCGCACCACACACTTGTCAGGACTACTAGATGTAGGTTACTTTGCTCAGACTTGACATAGAAGCCAGCTTTTAGGCCAGGACCGCCGGAGCAGGCCGGCTGACGCATGTTGCCCCAAGAGTCAATCCCTTGTGGGGCGGAAGCTACAGACAGGAGATCAGGGACATGGCCGACTGGGGTTGGGACGGCTCTCTGCGGTCCACTGACTCACCTTCCAAACCACTTCACTTCAGCGTCCCTCAGGGGAGTCTGTCATGGCGTTGTGGAAGAGTTATCTGGGCCGAGGACTGTTACGGGCGTTTCAGATGATGATGTATTAAAGACAGAATTCCTCCTGACGTGCTATTTGCATGTTGTTTGCTCTAATCAGTCTATTAAACTGTACTGCATAGTAACTTAAATAAAAGTTCATTGCTTCTTTACAGATGACCTAAAAACataatgaaacaagaaaagcactcagagagcccagtgctccgccaagactggtcattcctcaatttgtttattcagaaatcccggcaacatagaatctggccatttaatgtagattgacccacaaactaactaaataaataaaaaattaccttgcatgagcacaggcatgtgttgtgcatgcgTATGTTACATGCAGATGCTGAATTGCATGACCGAAATATGTAGCAAGCCGAGTGAATTGATGCAGCTTTCTGACACAGCGTTCACTGATTGTCATGGTTTCGGTGACGCCGTGCCAACGGCTACGTCTCGCAAtaggaaatccttaacaaatctttGCATCCAGAGTATacgctgcatcactgccaaaatctaatgaggttgtccttgtgtcatttctgactttccctgaaaatttcatccaaatccattggtccatttttgagtaatgttgcacacggaCAGACAGCTTCACAGACagacgtacgccgatcgtcacataactccgccacattccttgaCGGAGTATCTAGTGCTCATTAGAcagagaaatgtaaaaataaaaccttgtCTTGCACTTGGAAGCAACTAAAAGACTCGTGCCAGGGCCTCTGAGGTGCTGCGCTGTTTATATGTTGCAAACGTGCCAGACAACTAGACATATACCACATAATGAGGTGCTTTAAAAACAAGCACACATTTAGTaaaatcaatggaaaatggATTGGGGACCAATGGAAGGACTTTAAAATGGTTGTAATGTAATTTCTGTATCTGATCCCAGTGTGCACTTCAATCAATAGTAATCAATGATAATGAGTTGTGTCGGTCTGCCCTCTTGTCCTTGAGAGGATCGTCGTCAGGCTCCCTTGTGTGAACCTGTTCACTCATTGGATTTGGTGCTGATGCCACATCTTTTAGAGGCTATTGAGGTCACGGTCTTGTCTGCTTGTAAACCCTTTAGAAGTGTATTGTTTTGTTCTTGCAGTCCTTGTAAGAAGTCTTGCCTGTGTTTGTTCCATTTCTTCGGGTTCCCTCCTGGCAGCAGCAGTGACTAATGGTGGCATGTCAAAGTGTTGCTCCTTGTCACCATCATTCGGAGGCACTTAGAGCATAGGGTTGATAAGCACATCGTCGGGGTGAGACATGATGTTTGCCCCGAGATGCGAGTGACTTAGAAACTCAAACGCTTGAGTCAACTTCAATTAATCCTCTTTCATTGTATTCTATATCCGGGGGAATAACTGTCTATCAAgctcacttaaaaatgtctctcATGGACATTTTGAATGATTGTACAAGAGCCCAAGCCTAGAGTAAACCAGTAAGGAGAGATTCATGACTTAGAAAGGACATAGGCGGTGATACTGCAAAGTATTTCCTAACTTTATTCTTTGCTGTGTTTCTTCAGGACCCCAACCAGCACGGGAGCATCATCTCGTCCTGCCACGGGCTCGACTCGGCCACCCACTGCCAGCACAGCCAAGAGCTCCACAGCTACAGCCAAACCTGCCACCCCTAAAACACCCTCAGCCACTGCCAAGCCTGCTGCCCCCAAATCCACCTCCACTACCCCCTCTGGTGGCAAACCTCCAGGATCACAAACATCCAGAAACGCAACCCCTGtgaaaaaaggtaaataaaaggAATGTCAGCGATGAAGTAAAAACACATATTGAAGAGATTAAATCAATTATTATCAGCACAAGCTGTCTggataaaatcatgaaaacagTCTTTCTGATAACTTTAAAAACTGGGAAAGGATTCAAACAAAGTGGAAAGATCAGAGTGGCTATGACTGCTCCAACGTTTAAGGctaacagtgaaaaatgatccaTCACCCTTTGATAAGGAATGACTATTATAATGATTGATCAGTAAATCTGAAAGATCTAGTAGAAGGGATAATAATATGGTGCCAATCACTGTGCTTTCAAAACATCTAAGtcttaaaataaattctgtgcTTAACTGGTAAGGAGTGAAGAGAGGTCAGTAAACAGAAGATATGGTTGCTCCTGACAGCGCCAGGAAGAATCTTTTCCGCTGCTTTTTGAACCAGCTGTAGGCAAGCTaaggctgactgactgattctTAGATTGCAGTAGTTGAGATGAGAAGAAACAAATGCATGAGCTGTTGTCTCTTAGAATGGACTCTAACATGGAGGAAGGTAGTGCAGACAATAATGTTGTAGTCCATCAAATTTTAAACCAGACTCAAAGACATCACTGAGATTTCTTGGGAGGGAAATTCAGAGGCAAAGGCCCAAGTCTACTAAATGTGGTTTTGGAGTAGGATGTTTAAAGCAACACGAATTAGCAGGTTTCATTAGAAGGTACAGCTGGATGAGATATCGCCTTAGATGGATCCCAAAGAAAGCCTTAAAAGGAACCTTGTGGTGCTCTACATGAGATGGAAAGTCAAGTGAACACATTATCAATTCTCACAGTGTGAGCTGTCTTCAAAAGGAGGAGGCCAACCACTGAGAGAGATTGTGTTTAAAGGAGCAAAGAGATCTAAAAGAATTATTGAGTGTAAAGACACAAGCAAAGGACTCAAATCAATCCGTTTCAAGTTTGTATTGTAAATGTTTAGCTGGATTATAGTGTCCTGTCACCACAGAAAGCTTTAGTGTGTACTCTGTGTGCTTTTGGGGTTGTAATATGAGGAAATCTTGTCCATTATCACATTTGTCAACTACTTtttgtgctgtgtttttctAGATGTCACCAAACCAGCCACCCCAGCATCCAAAAAGCCTGCAGAGTCCCCCCTCACTCGTCCTTCCTCTACAACAAAGTCAAAACCTGAGACTCCCAAGTCAGCTTCAAAATCAGACGTCGCCACCAAAAAGCCTACTGCCAGTAAGGCTGCAGACACAAAGACGCCCATCCGCAAGGAGAGTAAGCCCACGCCTTCCAAGGCTCCCTCCAAAGCACCTGCAACCAAGACTTCCAGCCCGAAGAAAACTGTGGGAAGCAGCACCCCAACGCCTGTGAAACGCGGTCCCAAACCCACGGCAGCTGCTGAACCTGAAAAGGAGATCGCTGCAGCAGTAGCCGCGGCTGCAGCTATTGCTACTGCGGCAGCTGTCGTTGCCGGGCCAGAGCAGGCAGAGCCTCCAGTAGAAGTGGCTTTGGAGCCATCTGCTGTGCAAATATCAGAGCCCACACCAGAACCCCTCCGTGAACCAACGGCAGAACCCCTACGTGAACCAACACCAGAACCCGTACGTGAACCAACACCAGAACCCGTACGTGAACCAACCCCAGAACCCGTACGTGAACCAACACCAGAACCACTACGTGAACCAACACCAGAACCCCTACGTGAACCAACCCCAGAACCCGTACGTGAACCAACACCAGAACCACTACGTGAACCAACACCAGAACCCGTACGGGAGCCAACACCAGAACCCGTACGGGAGCCAACACCAGAACCCGTACGGGAACCAACACCAGAACCTATACGAGAACCCACACCAGAACCTATACAACAACTAAGTTTCAACAAAGTACAAGAAGCATCTCCAGAACCCCCAGTAGAACAACTCCAAGCTGAACAGGTCCATGAACCAGCCTCCAGTGTACAGTTGGACCCTTTCAAATTTGAAGTGTCTGCCAACAACTCGGTTCCTTCACTGGGAACCACTGTCATGTCTCCTCCTTGCTCCCCACCGGGACCTGCTTCTCCTGTCAGAGAACCACAGAATGCCTCCTCCCTGATGGACATGCATGTCCAGCCTGATCTCTGGGACAGGGACCAGGACCTGGTTCAGTCTGACATGCCTCCCCAGAGCACAGTCAATATGATGGGCTTccaaagagaagaggaagaggaacgggaaaatgatgaaaagtttGAGACGCAGGAGTCACAGGATGAGGAGGaccaggaagaagaggagaaggaaaacCTGTTCATGCCTACCTCCACAGCTCCAGGGacctttaatgttttggcgCAACCTCAATTTTTGGGTGCCTCACCTCTGGATGATTTCACTCCCAGAGAACTGATCTCCCCTCATGAAAAAGAGGAGGCAGTGGAAAAGGCTGATGAGGAAATCAATGAGGATGAcgatgaggaggatgatgaagatgaggaacAGAGGAGACTGGGCCATCAGCCGTCATCCATGATCACTGACTTGAGCTCGTCTCAGCCGTCTGATGACTTCCAAGTCCGGTCCTCGACCTTTGGTGGCTCGGCAGGTTGGCACGGTGACGACCTGCTGTCTGGGATGGACTCTGAGGATGTGAGCAGCTGCACCAGCAGTCGGCAGCAGGGAGTCTCTGACCTCAGCAGCACCCAGCACACCGCAATACTGGAGGGCACCCAGAGCTCAGACGCCTTGGTGGACACCAGCCTGCGTGGTTCCGAGGGTGATGGTAATCTAATGGGTTCTCCCAATGTGGAAACCCTGGctaatgaggaggaggaggatgacgaGGATGAAAGGGTGGATGATATGGACCTGAGTTCAGAGAGAGTAGAGGAACCTCACAGAGCGTTCCAGGAGCAGGAACGAGATGAAGAAGAGGACGATGATGTGGAGATGCACAGTGAAGGCGTCACTGAGAGCTGTGGGaatgcagatgaagatgacttTAATGAGGAGGAGCGCTTAGACAACCTCAATCGCTCTGGTCCTCCGCCTTGCGTCCCCCCTGCCTCTTCCTGGGGCCAGACCAACCCTTTCTCAGACACCTGGGCTCAGCCGGCCTCCCTGTTGTCTGTGTCCTCCCCCAGCCCTGTGTCTGACCACGGTGCTGCTGAATCTGAGACGCCCACCCAGTCTCCTGCCCAGGCCTGTTTGGACGCCAGTGCCCCTTCCTTCGCTCCTCAGTCGGAGCAGCATGAGTTAGTACATGAAGACATGAAGGGCTCAGCTCCTGAAGAAACTCACAACCTCCTCGCTCCCCCAGCCGTAGCCATGTCCCAGTCCAGCACTCTGAGCGGCACAGCTCTGGCCGCCCACAGCAGCAGCGAGACGAGCACACCAGAGGAGCTCCGCGACTACGACAGCAGCTCTGGGGTCGAGTCCCGTTCAGACAAGCAGCAGACTCCAGTACCGGCTTCAGTCCAGCCCGACATGGAGCAGGATCTGGGTATTCACTTAGAGAAGGGCgatggagaagaggaggaggctgagACTCTCCCCGCTGATGAGGTCCTGGGAACAGGACCCCCAACAGCTCCAGCATCCGCCCCTTCTTCCCCCTCCACCTCGGGAGACGAGGCCAGCGACACAGAGGGTGAGATGCAGATCAATGACCCTGATGCGCCGATGATGATGGATGAGAGCGCTGGGTTTGAAAGCCCCCCTCCCACCTGTAACCTGCCCGCTCttgaggaagacgaggaggcaGGGGACCACGCAGCCGGAGAGGGCGAAGAGGACGGAGGTGGGGCCACACCTCAGTCAGCTAATTCCGTGGCATCCTACGGCTTTGACTGCACCACGTCCAACTCCAACGCCCACTCCATGGCCGAGAGCTGCGGGAAAAGCCCAGGGATCTTCTCCCTGGAGAACGAGGAGCAGCTTCCAGAGGAGGCCAAGGACCCCTCCCTCATCAAGGAGCTCAccctgccatcagctgctgctgctgcgcaGGTGGAGGACCTGCTGGGCAGACCCGTGGACCTGATGCCTTTGGGCCACCCAGGAGACAGCCATCCCAGCCTGGGCGATCACCAGTACATGCTGGGGGGAAAGATGGCGGCCGACGAGCTGGAGGATGTGGATCCACTGGAGCCCAGCCACCACCTCGGGGCCCAGGATTCCGGAGACACCGACGACAGCCAGCCGCCCTACTACTCTACCATATGTGATAAGACTGATAGTTTTCTGGCAGGTAACGTATAAGTCCCTCCTCTTACCCCTGGAATGCACCTTTTCCCTGCAACCCTCCCCCTTTacctgttgtttgttttctctccagTTGGGTTAGATGgcttagaagaaaaaaaggagagcaAGATTGTaggaaaagattttaaaaaatgaacaaaggatggaaggatggaaaaaaatgactagcaatttttaaatgaagccTCCCTCTTTCATACTGTTATGGTCATGGCTATGAGTGTATGGCTTAAACTCCTTTATGTACAATAGCTACTACCATTTTCTAGTAGAATGTTCTTTTTAAGTAACACTGCATATTCTGTAGCCCCTGATGGGGTATTGACTGATTGGTCCAAATGGGACTGAGCCTTTTAaccgaaaaagaaaaaaaaaacagatggaaCGAAATGGACTTATTGTGTATTTATCCTACTGTTTTTACCGAACAAAtgtcaatgatttttttttgttttgtatttgcttatttgttatttttttgtttatttctgttgaaACCTGGTCCTCCCTACCCCGTGTACACATGCTTCATGTTCAACAGCACCATAGCGATAGTCACATGctcctttttaaagtttgtgttcttgtttcAAGGCTTTTAGCTATCAAAATAAAGGCTAGGTATTAACACGGCTGATTTGTTGAGGTAGTGGGACGGGTATGGGAGTGTTAGATTGCAGTTGGTGACGTTTTTTAATGTGTGCTTCAAGAGGTTCTACGCTCTTCGCATAGGTTGTTAAGGTATATAACGTGCAGTCACGTACAGTATGTGTTTCAGGCATTTGGTTTTAAGTGGCTAAGCTTCAAGCCTCAGTTAGCTGATCATTTGTGTTCCAGAAGAGACTAACAACTAGCCTATTATTTGTGATGAGACCCTGCGTTATCCTACATCGCTATCACAGTTGAGCTTTACACTCGCTGAAATCTTTTCATAGTGGGCCTTTTGGTTTACTATTTCAACCGTATATTGCATGTTTAACTAACAAAAAGACTGTGTACTACCTGAAATTTGAAACAGTTCTACACTAGACATGTTCATAAATGAATGGTTCACACTAGGTTATCTTTCAAAATTCCATTAAAACATCATTGCAAGGCATTTTGTTCCTGTTTCTTATTTTCCCTATGGATCCAGCATGCCCGAACGTTACTGTCCTCCTGTTCGAGtcgctgtgtgtttgtttgtttgtttgattatgCACCGGTATTTCCCATGGCGTCTTCTGTTCCTTGCCATGGGAATGACTGGAAAACAGGAAGGGATGCAACATGATACAATGGTGTTGTATCTAAAATGGAATTTTGGTCAAATCAAAGAGGTTATCTGAGTCTTATCCCAG
This portion of the Amphiprion ocellaris isolate individual 3 ecotype Okinawa chromosome 19, ASM2253959v1, whole genome shotgun sequence genome encodes:
- the prr36b gene encoding PHD finger protein rhinoceros; its protein translation is MKPDGVAIAAMEPMETLESNPVNEAAPAAGQEPNQAASAVEGEMPQQPAGETGQGEPHSDQSKETAAAKTSNKTSGDPKAKTTNKAPAKTKPGATNPTKTTPGSRPNTSQSRLSNGVSKPQTNGVAKKTTPAADKKSTPTSAPSKKPTGTAGAPASKTTTKVGEKKATGTGPNTNSAKSATGTAAKKTPSTTANGAKSNTTAAAAKKPAAPKPASATPTKPSSVASPKPDKPPVSKTTRTPTSTGASSRPATGSTRPPTASTAKSSTATAKPATPKTPSATAKPAAPKSTSTTPSGGKPPGSQTSRNATPVKKDVTKPATPASKKPAESPLTRPSSTTKSKPETPKSASKSDVATKKPTASKAADTKTPIRKESKPTPSKAPSKAPATKTSSPKKTVGSSTPTPVKRGPKPTAAAEPEKEIAAAVAAAAAIATAAAVVAGPEQAEPPVEVALEPSAVQISEPTPEPLREPTAEPLREPTPEPVREPTPEPVREPTPEPVREPTPEPLREPTPEPLREPTPEPVREPTPEPLREPTPEPVREPTPEPVREPTPEPVREPTPEPIREPTPEPIQQLSFNKVQEASPEPPVEQLQAEQVHEPASSVQLDPFKFEVSANNSVPSLGTTVMSPPCSPPGPASPVREPQNASSLMDMHVQPDLWDRDQDLVQSDMPPQSTVNMMGFQREEEEERENDEKFETQESQDEEDQEEEEKENLFMPTSTAPGTFNVLAQPQFLGASPLDDFTPRELISPHEKEEAVEKADEEINEDDDEEDDEDEEQRRLGHQPSSMITDLSSSQPSDDFQVRSSTFGGSAGWHGDDLLSGMDSEDVSSCTSSRQQGVSDLSSTQHTAILEGTQSSDALVDTSLRGSEGDGNLMGSPNVETLANEEEEDDEDERVDDMDLSSERVEEPHRAFQEQERDEEEDDDVEMHSEGVTESCGNADEDDFNEEERLDNLNRSGPPPCVPPASSWGQTNPFSDTWAQPASLLSVSSPSPVSDHGAAESETPTQSPAQACLDASAPSFAPQSEQHELVHEDMKGSAPEETHNLLAPPAVAMSQSSTLSGTALAAHSSSETSTPEELRDYDSSSGVESRSDKQQTPVPASVQPDMEQDLGIHLEKGDGEEEEAETLPADEVLGTGPPTAPASAPSSPSTSGDEASDTEGEMQINDPDAPMMMDESAGFESPPPTCNLPALEEDEEAGDHAAGEGEEDGGGATPQSANSVASYGFDCTTSNSNAHSMAESCGKSPGIFSLENEEQLPEEAKDPSLIKELTLPSAAAAAQVEDLLGRPVDLMPLGHPGDSHPSLGDHQYMLGGKMAADELEDVDPLEPSHHLGAQDSGDTDDSQPPYYSTICDKTDSFLAGDEKRHVVDRAHMWQTLSQQDNQNQNHTTALPIANGHYLALVPGNRRPIDPSLAAHFAKIAPPPPLIEPNGAGRAGGEQLRRLEQHQEKLREMQQRQEQERQKRQWLEEERLRLEQQKQLEKQRRELLQLQLQQQQQEHRHRRQVLQWQLELEQQYRMQQKQIQQQQQLRRSPTGVMISPSSGLCTIYEAMETSDEEDEARGEQRRNTQLVGKRTSPSHDSQRQLRPVPPQELEWNKKVDMVQQLINQTLMLSGDGGCPPLLLLPVGSGGTLSPLESSMWPNMLPQFSPPAATVTSVSSYSPDSRGSSPPGDWTVVEVETQH